A window of the Citrus sinensis cultivar Valencia sweet orange chromosome 9, DVS_A1.0, whole genome shotgun sequence genome harbors these coding sequences:
- the LOC102623547 gene encoding uncharacterized protein LOC102623547 yields MHTNRSVLLISDENMVNETEVAAAAAMMTQSSNYKDQSEVEFARCECCGLTEECTAAYVSRVKERYGGRWICGLCTEAVKDEITCRSKKRENHMMISTDEALNRHMKFCEQFRSSSPPARPAADDLISAMKHILRRSLDSPRKSKSPPTSFLASKAF; encoded by the exons ATGCATACAAATCGCAGCGTTTTGCTCATCAGCGACGAAAACA TGGTAAACGAAACCGAAGTGGCGGCAGCGGCGGCTATGATGACGCAAAGCAGTAATTATAAGGATCAATCGGAAGTGGAGTTCGCGAGATGCGAGTGCTGCGGGCTGACGGAGGAGTGCACGGCGGCGTACGTTTCTCGCGTGAAAGAACGATACGGCGGACGCTGGATATGCGGGCTGTGTACGGAGGCTGTGAAGGATGAGATCACGTGTAGGtcaaagaagagagagaatcaCATGATGATTAGTACGGACGAAGCTCTGAATCGTCACATGAAGTTTTGTGAACAGTTCAGGTCTTCGAGTCCGCCCGCGCGTCCCGCCGCCGACGATTTGATTTCCGCTATGAAACATATCCTTCGACGATCGTTGGATTCTCCTCGAAAGAGCAAATCTCCTCCGACGTCGTTTCTCGCGTCCaaagctttttaa